A region of the Candidatus Methylomirabilota bacterium genome:
CGGTCCTCTGCACGGCGTGCCGATCGGCATCAAGGACATCTTCGACACCGCCGACATGCCAACCGAGCTGGGCTCGCCGGTGTGGGCGGGCCGCACCCCGCGACGGGACGCGGCGGTGGTGGCTCGGCTGCGCGCGGCGGGCGCCGTGATCATGGGCAAGACCGTCACCACGGAGTACGCGTATCGCCAGCCCGGCAAGACCACCAACCCGCACGATGCGAGCCGCACGCCCGGCGGCTCCTCCAGCGGCTCGGCAGCCGCGGTGGCCGCGCTCATGGTGCCGGGCGCTATCGGCTCGCAGACGGGCGGCTCGACCATCCGGCCGGCGGCGTTCTGCGGGGTGGTGGGCTTCAAGCCCACCCACGGCCTCATTCCGCGCACGGGCGCGCTGCTCCTGTCGCGCAGCCTGGACCACGTGGGCGTGTTCGCGCGCACGGTCGAGGACGTCGCCCTCCTCGGTGAGACGCTCGCCGGGTTCGACGAGGAGGACCGGGATACGCGTCCCCTGGCACGGCCGCCGCTGGCGGCCGTGGCCGCGTCTGCGCCACCGCTGCCGCCCCGTCTCGCCTTCGTGCGCACGCCGGTTTGGGAGCGCGCCGAGCCCTTCACCCGCGAGGCCTTGGCCGAGCTCGTCGCGGCGCTGGGCGACGTGGTGGCGGAGGTGGAGCTCGGGGAGAGCTTCGCGCGCGCGGCCGCCATGCACCGCACGGTCATGGACGTCGAGGCGGCGCACAACCTCCGCCGCGATTACGACAAGGCGGGCGACCGGCTGAGCCCCGCGCTACGCGGGCTGATCGAGCGTGGTCGCCGCCACACCGCGGTGGACTATCTCGCCGCGCTGGCTAGCATGCCGGCGCTCAACGCCGCGCTCGATTCGCTGTTCGACGAGTTCGACGCGATCCTGACACCGGCGGCCCCGGGCGAGGCGCCCAAGGGGCTCGAGACCACCGGCGATCCGGTCTTCTGCACGCTGTGGACCTATCTCGGTACGCCGGCCGTGACGCTGCCGCTGCTGCAGTCGGCCACGGGCATGCCGCTCGGCGTGCAGCTCGTCGGACGGCGGGACAACGACGCGCGGCTCCTGCGCACCGCGCGCTGGCTCACCGCAGCCCTGGCCGGCGCCGGTCGTCGCGGTTCCTCGCGCCGGGCCGACGGGCGGCGCGCGCCGGCCAGAAAGCGGACGGTCTCGTCGTGACCTTCGTGACCGGGCTCATCGGCATCGTCATGGCGGTCGCGTTCCTGGGCTTTCTGGTCTGGTGGATCAAGGAGCTGCCCTTCACCATCATCGTCGCCGCCGTGGTTGGTCTCATGGTGTACGACTTCGTGCGAACCATGCGACATGGCGAAAACGGGCCCTGGCGCTGAGCAGGCAGGCCGGCCATGCCGCGCCGCGCCCAGGCGGGCGCCGGCGTTCGGGGTAGGCTCCGGCCTGCCGCGCGGTGGGCCGAGCCGACGCCG
Encoded here:
- a CDS encoding amidase gives rise to the protein MSLHTLSCAEAAAAIREGRITSAELVEDCLGRIAAVEPKVRAWAFLDPDHAREQADAADQYRKQGKAPGPLHGVPIGIKDIFDTADMPTELGSPVWAGRTPRRDAAVVARLRAAGAVIMGKTVTTEYAYRQPGKTTNPHDASRTPGGSSSGSAAAVAALMVPGAIGSQTGGSTIRPAAFCGVVGFKPTHGLIPRTGALLLSRSLDHVGVFARTVEDVALLGETLAGFDEEDRDTRPLARPPLAAVAASAPPLPPRLAFVRTPVWERAEPFTREALAELVAALGDVVAEVELGESFARAAAMHRTVMDVEAAHNLRRDYDKAGDRLSPALRGLIERGRRHTAVDYLAALASMPALNAALDSLFDEFDAILTPAAPGEAPKGLETTGDPVFCTLWTYLGTPAVTLPLLQSATGMPLGVQLVGRRDNDARLLRTARWLTAALAGAGRRGSSRRADGRRAPARKRTVSS